A genomic segment from Pecten maximus unplaced genomic scaffold, xPecMax1.1, whole genome shotgun sequence encodes:
- the LOC117318748 gene encoding uncharacterized protein LOC117318748 — protein sequence MLALIIWEHDRPITGNVINMVNIVTPRKAICEYREGERVSARCKGFGVPDGVIGKIAEESQRKDLEDILRGEEFESLVKKILDSSDDDVDMVTPETPGVENDPQTIEHQPAAATGVEKIKLHRPKPRRPAEERKKNEEMLRKATAAAAAELELTELGRDVELHQLENEASLETSTSSHLKRGLDTLIEEEMEISRTTDQCACTSRIQRLEQEVWHLNQKVLSQESNISWLWNQVQQLQQTRATPVHTAHVSGSGIPPVEMAPPDLVAPNEVPSAVEAPEETNPSNSTEDSATVGGFTDSQLEWKSSHCSTYSKMSAVLFRTLFHEEEYVGRTLAGGGNKPQVDPVKMQAIYRVVAKKFPGSTPVMIREKLRDLVKPCRVKNRRATPQK from the exons ATGTTGGCATTAATTATTTGGGAGCACGATCGCCCCATCACTGGAAACGTTATAAACATGGTGAATATTGTAACTCCAAGGAAGGCTATTTGCGAGTACAGGGAAGGAGAACGAGTGAGTGCGAGATGCAAGGGATTTGGCGTACCCGACGGTGTCATCGGGAAAATTGCCG AGGAGAGTCAGAGAAAAGACCTCGAAGATATCTTGAGGGGCGAAGAATTTGAGTCTCTTGTGAAGAAAATTTTGGATTCGTCAGACG ATGATGTGGACATGGTTACACCAGAAACACCAGGAGTTGAGAATGACCCACAGACAATTGAACATCAACCTGCAGCTGCAACAGGGGTAGAAAAGATTAAGCTCCATAGACCAAAACCAAGAAGACCAGCAGAAGAG AGAAAAAAGAATGAGGAAATGCTGCGAAAGGCAACTGCAGCCGCAGCAGCAGAGCTAGAATTAACAGAGCTCGGTAGAGATGTGGAGCTGCATCAGCTTGAAAATGAAGCAAG CCTTGAGACATCAACTTCGAGCCATTTGAAGAGAGGGCTGGATACCTTGATAGAGGAAGAGATGGAAA TTTCAAGAACAACAGACCAATGTGCCTGCACAAGCAGAATACAGAGGTTAGAACAGGAGGTCTGGCATCTTAACCAGAAGGTCCTCAGTCAGGAATCCAATATTTCCTGGCTGTGGAATCAAGTGCAGCAACTACAACAG ACTCGAGCAACCCCTGTTCACACTGCTCATGTGTCTGGTAGTGGGATTCCTCCTGTTGAGATGGCTCCTCCTGATCTGGTGGCTCCTAACGAAGTTCCATCTGCAGTTGAGGCTCCAGAAGAGACCAAT CCTTCCAACAGTACTGAAGATAGTGCAACAGTGGGGGGATTCACAGAT aGTCAATTGGAATGGAAATCCTCCCACTGCAGCACTTATTCTAAAATGAGTGCTGTGCTGTTCCGGACGCTCTTTCATGAAGAAGAATATGTAGGACGTACATTAGCGGGTGGAGGAAATAAACCCCAGGTTGACCCTGTAAAAATGCAGGccatataca GAGTGGTGGCTAAAAAGTTCCCTGGATCAACACCGGTTATGATCCGGGAGAAGTTGAGGGACCTGGTTAAACCTTGCAGGGTGAAAAACAGGAGAGCAACACCACAAAAATAA
- the LOC117318747 gene encoding uncharacterized protein LOC117318747, with protein sequence MDEDDILQCRLEKNVWRCPIENCGNLLSRKQTLKNHIASQHDIQAGCPSKRYKLYETDDTVSVPKTTLWRQKDDRQSMHESPPLEGSQKYDFDTAIPIVVDVEDNEEDLASNLVDDELSDLDDYDHGNSSSGEEEEETSEISILPTSRTNDPPLYVIPPSTSLYSSTVTRSEYLLAASALANRHNLSAVAIKDVLRFSQLGLPENNIAHTTIDQLKESCGFDENYLKYHIYCESCSKLFDTDPEQLNCQTPGCQGKKKANQNYFITGNLTVQLKEILEREGVWNSIEISRGTTSTTGSISDLKSGLGYKKLKEPGGFLDQTSNLTLSLFIDGIPLFKSSAVSLWPVYLLINEIPPKERFRKKNMLLWGVWQGTGKPKMNMFLRPLVMDLLNMYTNGVTFHIVSHELEVTEIKTKAMLIIATMDLQARAYVCAMTQHNGLNGCLYCMEPGEVVPSGKAHCRAYPSRDQPPVIRTDEVARASAVVARETSSRTEGFLGESVLWYLPYFSLTTNVVIDYMRGILLGVAKRMLDFWFNSKYSSKPYFIGSKVTDIDKILRNIKPPYMIHRLPRTLSNNYHHWKASELRNWLLFYSLPCLNGHLPQIYNTHFSCLVEGTYLLLTEGISSDDLTRADALLRTFVSNIQRLYGKECMSLNVHNLTHLVPFVNLWGPLWAWSWFPYESFNGEIKRSIHGTGNVCKQIFWSLQAQKRIESSLRSSKFDNSNEVNCFLQDMLDTRSERFSADSEAFQCSIIKSSTSSLALTPEDLNNLKSLVGTNKKEDFINVTKIARNGFQMYCKSLCKMKKQNSYTIKLEKLLKTNDGKDADAVEVESYVMEKKTRKVFAFGKLLISSGSILPGRVPFLQKLEFDGNERVVIPAETLREPMMIVPVKTSLFGAILPNNVERD encoded by the exons ATGGATGAAGATGACATTTTACAATGTCGCCTAGAAAAGAATGTTTGGAGATGTCCAATTGAGAATTGTGGTAACTTGCTGAGTCGAAAACAAACTCTTAAAAATCATATTGCCAGTCAGCATGATATTCAAG CTGGATGTCCTTCAAAGAGATACAAGCTGTATGAAACTGATGACACTGTCTCTGTTCCTAAGACAACTTTATGGCGCCAGAAAGATGATAG GCAATCCATGCATGAAAGTCCTCCACTAGAAGGAAGTCAGAAATATGATTTTGATACAGCGATTCCCATTGTTGTCGATGTAGAAGACAATGAAGAGGATTTGGCTAGCAACCTGGTTGATGATGAGCTATCAGACCTGGATGATTATGACCATGGAAATAGCTCCAGTGgtgaagaagaagaagaaaccAGCGAAATTTCAATTTTACCAACATCCAGAACCAATGATCCTCCCTTATATGTCATACCACCCAGCACTAGCTTATACAGTAGTACTGTTACAAGGTCTGAATACTTATTAGCAGCCAGTGCATTAGCCAATCGCCATAATTTGTCCGCTGTTGCGATAAAGGATGTATTGAGATTTTCACAACTAGGATTGCCTGAAAATAACATTGCTCACACAACAATAGACCAATTGAAAGAGTCCTGTGGATTTGATGAAAACTATTTGAAATACCACATCTATTGTGAATCCTGCTCAAAGCTGTTTGATACAGATCCAGAACAACTTAATTGTCAAACACCTGGATGTCAAGGCAAAAAGAAAGCAAATCAAAACTACTTTATCACTGGAAACCTTACTGTGCAGTTGAAGGAAATACTAGAAAGAGAGGGTGTGTGGAATTCAATTGAGATATCACGGGGCACAACGTCAACTACAGGCAGCATTTCAGACCTGAAGAGTGGACTTGGCTACAAGAAATTAAAGGAACCAGGAGGATTTCTAGACCAAACCTCAAATCTCACTTTATCTCTGTTCATAGACGGCATTCCACTGTTCAAAAGTTCTGCTGTTTCACTGTGGCCAGTTTACCTCTTAATAAATGAAATTCCTCCAAAGGAACGTTTCAGGAAGAAGAACATGCTCCTTTGGGGTGTATGGCAGGGCACTGGTAAACCGAAAATGAACATGTTTTTGCGACCTCTTGTGATGGATCTGTTGAACATGTACACAAATGGAGTGACATTTCACATAGTTTCACATGAGCTGGAAGTTACTGAAATCAAAACAAAGGCCATGCTGATTATTGCTACCATGGATTTACAAGCCAGAGCCTATGTTTGCGCCATGACACAGCATAATGGATTGAATGGTTGTCTTTACTGCATGGAGCCAGGAGAGGTAGTGCCCAGTGGTAAAGCACATTGCAGAGCATACCCAAGTAGAGATCAACCACCTGTTATTCGCACAGATGAGGTTGCAAGGGCAAGTGCAGTTGTTGCCCGTGAGACTAGTTCCAGGACTGAGGGATTTCTTGGAGAAAGTGTTCTGTGGTACTTGCCATATTTTTCTTTGACTACTAATGTGGTGATTGATTACATGCGTGGGATTTTGCTAGGAGTCGCCAAAAGAATGTTAGATTTTTGGTTCAATTCAAAATATTCTTCAAAACCATATTTCATCGGCTCAAAGGTCACAGATATTGACAAGATTCTGAGAAATATCAAACCTCCATATATGATCCATCGTCTCCCAAGAACATTGTCCAACAACTATCATCATTGGAAAGCATCAGAACTCCGAAACTGGCTACTATTTTACTCGCTGCCTtgccttaatggtcatctacCACAGATTTACAACACACATTTCAGTTGCTTGGTTGAAGGAACTTACCTACTGCTGACAGAGGGCATATCTTCAGATGATCTGACAAGAGCTGATGCACTTCTCCGAACATTCGTCTCTAATATTCAGAGATTATATGGCAAAGAATGCATGAGTCTAAATGTGCACAACCTTACGCACTTGGTACCATTTGTAAATCTGTGGGGTCCTTTGTGGGCATGGTCATGGTTTCCGTACGAGTCTTTCAATGGTGAAATCAAGAGGTCAATCCACGGCACTGGAAATGTTTGCAAACAGATATTTTGGTCACTTCAAGCACAGAAACGCATAGAATCCAGTCTTCGATCAAGCAAGTTTGATAATTCCAATGAAGTGAACTGCTTTTTACAGGATATGTTAGATACACGTTCAGAAAGATTTTCAGCAGACTCTGAAGCATTCCAGTGCTCCATCATCAAAAGCTCAACTTCATCACTTGCCTTGACTCCTGAGGATTTAAACAATCTAAAATCTCTTGTTGGTACCAACAAGAAGGAAGATTTCATTAATGTGACCAAAATAGCTCGCAATGGGTTTCAGatgtactgtaaaagtttgtgtaaaatgaaaaaacaaaactcCTACACCATCAAGCTTGAGAAACTGTTGAAAACAAATGACGGAAAAGATGCAGATGCTGTTGAAGTTGAGAGCTATGTTATGGAAAAAAAGACCAGAAAGGTGTTTGCCTTTGGCAAGCTGTTAATATCATCAGGATCTATATTGCCGGGAAGAGTTCCTTTCTTGCAAAAGTTGGAGTTTGATGG GAATGAACGAGTTGTTATTCCAGCAGAGACATTAAGAGAGCCCATGATGATTGTGCCGGTTAAAACCAGTCTGTTTGGTGCTATTCTTCCTAACAATGTGGAAAGAGATTGA